The window TTTGGCTGAATCTTTCTCCTGGTTAAAATGAAAGTGAtagtatatgtttttttaagtggggttgcATGAAGTACTTAtcaatagtcagtgtattatagATCTGTAGTAGATGGAGGTATATAATAGCTTCAGGGGAACTGAAGCtattatatacaggtgcatctcaataaatcaataaagataaagaatatcatagaaatgtttatttatgtcagtaattcagttcaaaaagtggaaaataacacattatatagatccactacacacagaatgaaacatttcatgtcttaatttatttcatttcttctaattataatgattatggctttcaTTAAATGAAGAACTAAAATtcagtctcaaaaaaatgtaatattacaaaagaccaatttaagtATGTAAGTACGTTTAATACGGAaatgtatgtccatctatatgactcaatacttggtatagggctatttgacttgaactactggaaattaaccttatatcatattctaatgtattgagatgctgtcttcaaagccaccagactcctttgagaaaaacagtaatttaacctTGCAGAaaacaggagttgctggtccacCACTGCCTCTATTGgttactttgttttttgttcattatttaaaatataaatacacttcaggcaaataactatgtttggtaacttcaggtaatatttcgagaaaaaagtagcaaatttgctagattaaagtggcaaatccacaagaaaaaaagttgcagatttaagagatttaaagtggcaaatctgtgcgaaaaaagtcgcggatttacaagaaaaaagtggaaaaaagctgcttttttcccccagattcaccacttgaaatctcataaatctgcacatttgtttctcatagatttgccactttaatctcgtgaacttttttctcaaaatattattttcgtatcttttcttacacattctggctgtatgtaatatcctccaatattctctagggttgaaatttggaatttgcaagtatttcaatgagtgccctattaagggttaaactgatgttgattttttttaagtggttaaAACATTTTGCTGCTGACTCGTCCACAGCAATACATTTTGTGCCATACATCTGCCATTTACAGCAGCTACTACATTGACTAGGGATAAGTACCTAATACAACCCAGCTTAAAAAGACCAGAATTTTAACTGTTCGATGGTCCAGCATGAGTAAATAAAGCCCCATTTTGTTTGTGAACTGGCCTGTGGCagcatgcagcttaggtttaattggtgactctaaattgcccataggagtgaatgagagcgtgaatggttgtctgtctctatgctTTGTGATAGTCTGGCCTGTCCAGGGTctaccctgcctctcgcccaaaaTCAGCTCCAGCCCACAGTGACTCGAGTTTGAATTAGCGGTAAAGgataatagatggatggatggaatatgACATCTCTGATATGTCTCATGCTTATATTCCTGAACGTCTGAAAGTTTATTTTGGCTGAATCATTCTCCAGCGTAACATGAACTTATTGAAGTCATGTCAGGAACGTTTACTGATGAGCTATTTTCCATTTCTTGCTTTTATTTCGATCACTGCCGCTGATCAACCGCCGCTTCACATTACCTCCACAAAGAGCCTGCAGCAGAGGAAGGTAAAGCATCGTCTCTCTGTTGAAACTTGCACGCATGGTGTGactaaatatacatatatatcactCTGATTTGTGCATCCCATCATATTTTACAGCACATAGATATTTGTGTGAAATAGTAATCTTTTCAATTCCCTTTTACGAATGAATTCATATGTAGTTTAATATTTTTCCTCAGGCTTTAATATTTATTCTGATAACACacttttttatacaaaaaagaaaaagaaatgcctCCATTGTCTGAAAGTAAAGTAAGCTTTTATGGCTTGAAACCCCCAGAGTACTTCCACCAAAACAGGCATACAGACACTGTTTGGACTTTCTATTTCTCCTTCTGACAAGCAGAAAAAGTTTTTCATATCAAAATAGAGAAAGTAAATGTATTTGATGATGTACTAACATGACCTTGTGTCCTTTGCTGTAGAAGTTCCAGCTGTGGATGAAGGTACTGAGACTTTTGTTTATATCTTTACTGTTAGTTTAACGTGAATGTCCAGTGTCTGTATTTGTCCACTGGAGATCAGCACACAGCCGGCTGGCAAAATAAAGGATACGTCATATTTTAAATAAGCTTCTGGGAGACTTTGAAGACTTCATATTGAGTATAGCCAGTTTCAGAATGCTGCTTCACGTTCTGATGCACATGCTGCTCATTTTATTAAATTGGACGTCATGCATATAATTGATAGAGACAGTTCATAATAGTCTTTGTAAGGGATTATTGACTCAGTGGTATGAACAGAATCCAGACAGAATAAAGACAATGccgcaaaaaaataaaaatgagtgttATAGTAACtgtgattttccttttttttatttttttttttaaattataatagaTGACTCCAAACCCAAACCAAAgtaagtattttttcatgtgaatattaatctgttgatttaaagttcttcttcttcttctaacccAGATATGTTTTGTTGTGTCAGGGCATTTGCTCCACCTCTAGCCGTGCCAAAGATAGCAGAGGGAGAAAAAGTCGACTTTGATGTAAGTGAGTGATTCCATCTttagtaaaacataaatatagagACAATTAGTTGCAATAATTTACccgtgggtgtgtttgtgtttttgtctgaaaaCAGTATGTGTATTTGGAAATATgtcttaaaaatgtttgaatttgtCTGGAATCGAGATATTATAACGACCAAATGTCTGGGTCAGGACTCACTGAAAGTcctcaattattattattagtattttaacacaaacaatgtgtgtgtgtaattgcaGGACATCCACAGGAAGCGTCAGGAGAAGGATCTGTCCGAGATGCAGTCTCTGATCGAGGCCCACTTCATTCAGAGGAAGAAGGACGAGGAGGAGCTCATCGCTCTCGTTAACAGGATCGTAAGTCTTCCAGGAAAGCTTGCCAGATCACTGGAGTGATGCACCGCCCAGCAAACAATTacagtgtgtacgtgtgtgtttgtgtttgtgtgtgagcaggAGAAGCGGCGTACTGAGAGGGCTGAGCAGCAGAGGATCCGTGctgagcaggagaaggagaggcaGACTCGTGTTGCTGTGAGTCCCCTCTAATTGTCATTACATCCTTTCCAGGACACGACCTCACATGTAATAAATAAAGAGTGTCTGACACTCTGCAGTTCCACCTTGCTTCCTAAATACAATTAGGTTGTCGGCGTGTGTGTATCCTACTGGGGAAACTTCTCTGACAAATATAAACTCCACACAACAGAGAGCCAATACTCTTTACTTTTATCTTTCTCCATCCATTTCTGCTttgacatatatataaatactggcCCGTGGCGCTTTACAGTGAGTGTagtttaagtcaagtcaagtcaagtcaattttatttatatagcccaaaatcacaaatcacagctttgacaccctctgtccttagaccctcacatcggctagggaaaaactcctcaaaaaacccttttagcaggggaaaaagaagaagaaacctcagggagagcgacagaggagggatccatctcccaggatggacagacgtgcaatagatgtcgttgtacagggcagatcaacagagtagaatagagtagaagtatagtgtatatgattttggttattatcaagaattttttttggttattatcaagaaaaaacatggaaaacgtctggataccagctcttaaattaagctcttatcagctatttttgttataattacatttgtccaaacaaattaacctttagttacaccaggcattaaaatgaacaagaaattgaagaaaacaatggtctaattattttttccatgactgtattttattgatgctgctATCGCTGAAAACAGGGCTTTGAAACTGAATAATTTCAGTTCAATCATTGCTGTTCTATCTTTAGAAGAGGTTTGAGGCGAATTTGCGACAATTGTCTACAAGAGGTTAAGGGGAATAACTTCCAGTCAGCAACTATTGTTTTCCGATTAATCCGACACACTTGAACGCAGCACAaatttcggtaacgctttataataaggtccttaataaccattaattaacaagtataaggcattgttctcgctttagatccggtagttgcaaaaagcatagttaagttatagttaacttataatagatgagcaataaagtatattttaatatcaataagcaaacaaaataagattaataaaggcatggcaaagacataatgggtgggtcatgggtgtttgtaatgccattattaacacttatataagcttataaacacacgataatgttaataaacatcttgtaaggacttacaagggcctttttacttgttaattaatggttatcacaaggaccttaatataaaccAAATTTcctatctcacaatgttaacaaaaacaaacaaatcaacaaacaaactgagcagtAAACATGGCCTCCTCGGTCGAGGTAATTACCCCCCGGCTCAGCAGCTTCCTCCAGCTCTGTATAGCATATTTTAGCTCATTCTTTTGGTTTCCCACCACACAACTTAACATCACATTAACATCACTCTCATTTTCATTGGCATCAGTATATCAGTTCAGCAGCTGGACGTAAAAGGTGGACaggtgttgtttctttttttgctgtaacCATCATGTTCTGTCTTGTACCAcaggaagaaaaggagaggaaggagcaggaggaagcaCGTAAGAAGCACGATGAAGATGCCAAGAAAAAGAAGGCTCTGACAAACATGACTCAGCAGTATGGTGGCGTCCAACAGAGGGTCAGTCATGACACACAGGAAAACTATTCTGAGAAACAATCACCGAGACACAGATGACAGAAGACAcagattgttgttgtttgcgcgagaatcaataaaaaatatcagggATTCAGACTTTTGTCctcttttattatttctttcttgTATTCACTTGGATATAATTCTCCCCATCCAACAGGACGGAAGGAAGGGAGCGAAGAAGCAGAcggaaagagagaagaaaaagaagatctTGGCCGACAGGAAGAAACCTCTTAACATCGAGCATCTCACTGAGGACAAAGTGAAGTGAGGACACTATGCTTTTTTTACCAGTAGACATTGTTCACAGTTGTGTAGACAGGCTAATATCCACATTCACGGTCTGATGCAGGTGATTTGTTTGTGAATAAACTCCCATCTACTTCTCATTCTTTCTATCACAGAGTTGTACAGTTTTGATACggccttttagttttctttttctgataTACTGCTGGTTTTTGCTCAAAAGGGAGAAGGCCAATGAGCTGTGGCAGTGGCTGATGACGCTGGAGGCTGAGAAGTTTGACCTCAGCGAGAAACTGAAGAGACAGAAATATGATGTAAGTACTTTGCCTCGGGGTGTTCATGTGCCAGTTGCAGTTGGAAGAACTTGTCTGCTATTATGACAGTGTCTGTAAAAGTGAAATCAATCTGGTTGGGAAAGTGaagaaatgttttaaaggattactttgacattttgggaaatgtaaAAGTATTAGCTTTTAGAGATATGCAAAGCATGGGaacagttaaccctttatcaggcaaagaaatatatttggtaacttcaggtaatattttgagaaaaaagttgcaaatttactacattaaagtggcaaatctgcaagaaaaaaagttgcagatttaagagatttaaagtggcaaatctgcccgaaaaaaagttgcagatttatgagaaaaaagcaacttttttctcacagattcaccgctttaaatctcattaaatctacgcatttttttcttgtggatttgccactttaatctcataaactttttttctcaaaatattattttcgtatgttttttttttttttacacatacatccaatattctctagggttaaaatttggaatttgcaagtatttcaatgagtgccctattaagggttaaagtggtcaatctgggagaaaaaagttgcttttttcccactttattctcgtaaatctttttttcttgtagatttgccactttaatctagtaaatgtgcaacttttttctcgaaatattacctcaagttaccaaatatagttctttgcctgataaagggttaaacagctGGTTGTCTCTGTCCAATAAATTATAACATCTTAACTTGTGAGCTTTTAGAGGTGCTGGTTGGCAGATTTGTTACCTTTTGGTACAAAGCTAATCTAGCTGTTTCGCCCTGTTGCCTTTACAAAGCTCAACTAAAGGACACCGGTAATTTATTTTCCACACAGATATGTGAAAGTGGTATGAATCTTATTTTCTaattgttcaaaaaaaaaagttaaacattGCAAATGTTTTTCAGTATACAGGCCTGAAAAAAGCCTCGGAACTCAATAGCAGAACCGGTTTGTACTGTGTTTTAAGTGCAAGACTGTTCTGATGGTGCCGATCTAAAATGAATGTGGCTTGACTTCCAGATCAATATACTCCAGGCCCGAATCAATGAGCAGCAGAAGTTGTGAGTAACTTTTAATGAGGAGTGTGAGCCTCTTGGTTGTTGTGTAGTTTTGCTGTCCGTGTGTTGAAGGGCCACAAACCGAGCCTCGGACAGCGGAGCAACAACAAGTGACTGAGTCACAACTAGAAGGTGAAACCAGTAGTGTGCTGAAGTTTCCAGGTGGTTGTTTAATCCAGCAGGGGAAATCCCAAAAGGCAGGTATTATAGTCTGTTTTACATTCAGGAAGACTCAAGGTGAGTCCCCATCTAAAGATGAAATCCGTTGGGAGCCAGGTAAACACATCCTGACCTGCTGAGCTCTTCTTTAGGACCACATGGTCCGCTCTTGGACTCAGCTGGTGTCTGTCTATGTCTGCTATCTGTTGTGTTTAGCCAGTCCTCCATGTTTGTCCTCCCACAGATCAATCTCCTTCAGACCCGCGTTCAGAACCAGCAGAGGTAAGTAGTAGTCTTGAAGCATATTCTCAGCTGTTATTGCTGCTGAAAGtatcttttgttttcataaatgcTACTGAGTTTTGGGGtggtatactgccctacaaagcaaaaaggcagtaactacgcagagtgcagaactgagaaaaatgactttaaagttatcctgtaatccagcctaagtagttgtaggtagattattggacatgtggctgttttgttactttatattagCTTATTCTTTGTACATATCAATCCTCatatttagggcccgagcaggcaacaaccctattgtatttcgaatgattttttttttcttcttcttcccaaatgatcgcatttttcaatgcctgaacataccccaaaactcatgaaactttaaatataagtcacacctggcgaaaatttttataatctattgtcatcctgaatttccaccactaggtggcgctataataaaggaaagtgcatTTTGGCTattaactcccacatactttatcgcacattcaaaaaacttatatccacgcgttcactgagttgtgctgaatctcgtgatataggccacgcccgttttcgcctagagtttttttccctgcaaatttgcaaaatgtcgtaaacatactttttcgaactcctccgaGGTAATTTCATctttttgcaccaaactttgcacacagcatctatggaccctcataacaaaaagttattaaatcattttgataacccaaagaatactcaagttattaaataacaacttcctgcaggtggcgctattttaaacacaaaa of the Centropristis striata isolate RG_2023a ecotype Rhode Island chromosome 22, C.striata_1.0, whole genome shotgun sequence genome contains:
- the tnnt2e gene encoding troponin T2e, cardiac, whose protein sequence is MSGEEEEVVNEMLEEGKESFESICCVFGSKNVTFKLLLQDVADLIMSAQRKKPSQRKKFQLWMKIDDSKPKPKAFAPPLAVPKIAEGEKVDFDDIHRKRQEKDLSEMQSLIEAHFIQRKKDEEELIALVNRIEKRRTERAEQQRIRAEQEKERQTRVAEEKERKEQEEARKKHDEDAKKKKALTNMTQQYGGVQQRDGRKGAKKQTEREKKKKILADRKKPLNIEHLTEDKVKEKANELWQWLMTLEAEKFDLSEKLKRQKYDINLLQTRVQNQQSAKGRGKAKGRVR